The sequence below is a genomic window from Desulfobacterales bacterium.
GGCTATTCGTTCTCGATTTGGGTATTTTCAATTCCATATTGTTTGGTTTTTTTGAAGAGGGTCCTTCGGTCAATGCCCAGGGCGGAAGCTGCTTTGCCGCGGTGCCATTGATACCGCTCTAAGGCACTAAGAATGTAATTTTTTTCAAAGTCACGGATGACGTTACGAATATTTCCGATTTTCCTTGGCGGGCTTTCAGCAAGGATTTCCGGTTCATCCCCGTCGGCTGCTGAAGGCTGAAGCATGCCGAATTGTTTCAGGGTCACATAGCGATGCAGCGTATTTTGAAGTTCCCGGACATTTCCCGGCCAGTCATATTGTTGAATGGCGTCCAGAATTTTTCCGGTGATGGGCGGCAGTCTTTCGGTTTCTCCATACATCTTCATGAAATGTTCGACCAGCAGCGGCAAATCTTCCTTACGGTCCCTTAGCGGCGGCAGGGTGATGGGAATAATATGGATGCGGTAGAAGAAATCTTCGCGCATCAGGCCGGTTTTTACCTGTTCTTGAAGATTCCTGTTCGTGGCGGCGACAATGCGAATATCGGATTTTTTTTCTTTAGCGCTGCCTACCGGGGTATAGCCTCCGCCTTCAATGGCGCGCAACAATTTTACCTGCATGTTCCGGCCCAGCTCGCCCAATTCATCCAGAAAGAGGGTGCCGCCGTCTGCCAGGTCCAGGTACCCTTGTTTGTCCCGGTCTGCGCCGGTGAAAGCCCCCTTCCTGTGCCCGAAAAATTCGCTTTCGATGAGGTTTTCCGCGATGGCACCGCAATGAACGACCACAAAAGGACCGTGTTTTCGATCGCTTAGATCGTGAATCGCCCGGGCTGCCAGCTCCTTGCCCGTACCGGACTCCCCGTAGAGGATAACACCGGCATCCGTGGCGGCGGCGTTGATGATCTGGTCGTAGACCCCCTGCATCGCCGTGCTTTTTCCGATGATGTTCATGAATTTGTATCGTTCTTTCATGCTCGATTTCAGCAGCAGGTTTTCTTTTTGTAGGTATTCTTTTCGCTTGATCAGGGTTTCTTCCGTCTGTTTTTGCTTCGTAATATCGATAATGGTCGCCTGCATTCTGGTGACGGAACCATCCGTGTCGAACATGGGGGAGCTGAGTATATAAAACCATCGCCCGTCCGCTGGGTTTTTGATCTCCTGCCGAACGGTTTCCCCCTTAAAGACCGCTTCATTGCCGCACCATTGACAGGCCTGGTCCAATCCGAAAATATCCCTGTGGCAGAGACCGCCCGTTTTATCCTGCCCGATGTAATCAATGAGCGCCTTATTCATGAATTCGATTCGAAACTCACGCGTGCAGGTGTAGATATACCCGTCCAGGGCATCGATGATGGCGCTGAGCCTCGTTTCACTATCGCGCAGCGCCTGTTCGGCCCGTTTGCGGGAGGTGATATCGATAAAGGAGGCAATACTTCGATTGGGCCCGGGCAGCATTCCGACACTGATCCACACGTCGATCTTTTCTCCCTTTCGGTTGATCAGTTTGCATTCATATTCATCCGGAACCCTTCCAGGCCCTTTTCTGCGCTCAACGTGATATCCCTTCATTCGCTCAAGGTCTTCCTTGGAAATAAAGGCTGTCCATTTCATACGGCCTTCGATTTCCGCGCGGGTGTAGCCGGTCAACTGCTCATACTTTGGATTGGCCAATGAAATGGTCATATCCTCTTCGATGATAATGGAAGCGGCTCCGGATTTTTCAAAGGCGCTGCGGTAGGTTGCCTCCCGGTTCTGCAATGTCGTTTCCGCTTGTTTTTGTGCAGTTATGTCCATGCTTGTGCCTCAAAGCAGTTTGACGGAACCTCGGGTATTCCGAGGAATTATTCTGACAGTTTTGGATGAGGCGCGTCAACTTGTTTGTTTTCAAGAGCGTTGATAGGGTTACAAAGTTGTTTGCTACGAAGGAAATCCAAGGGTGCATGATGATCTTCATATTTTTCCATGGCGAGATCACCTGAAAAAATTGTGGAACGAAGGCGTCATGCCGCGACGATGAACCAGGCTATTAATTTTAAAATTATAATTAATATAAATGGTTGGATAGCCTAAAGACACTATCCTGATAAGTTCTTAATGCAGATTCGGGACAGGCTATGGTAGGGTTAAAAAAGGGCGAATTACAAACCAAAGCGCAGCAAGTCGCTGCGGTATGAAATAAGCCGCCTTGTGAGCACCTTTCCGATGATCGCCTATAAACAATAACATTGGATGGTGTTTATGCTGTATGGGTAAGTTTTTCATTCGAGGGATCGATCTGTAATTTCACGAATGATGTGACTGCAAAGGAGGAATGCTCATGAAAAAGCTAAATAGTGTTTTTTCTGTGGTTGTATTCGTTATCACGATCTCTGTATTTCCGTTTAATATGACGTCGGCTCAGACTGGATGGTACATGGGTATGTTTGGCGGGGTTACAGTGAGTCCTGAAGTGTCTCAGGGGTATGATTATTACGATTACTATTACAATGACCGTTATGATATAGACGTTGATGAAACATGGGTTATTGGCTTTAAATTTGGTTACACCCCACCTCGACTCAGATTTGCCTCCTTTGAGTTTGAATACAGTTACTTCAATCCTGATGTGGATGGAACTGTATGGCCCTTTGACAGTTGGGATTATGTCCAAATTGAAGGGGATACAACCTTTCATAATGTTATGTTTAATGGAATAGCGAAATTTCCGGAAGGAAAAATTCACCCTTACCTTGGCGTAGGTATCGGTTTTTCGTATATTGATACTTCGGTTTCGACCTCATCAATCGGACGTTTCGATAGTAATGATGATACTGTTTTTGCCTGGCAAATATTGGGCGGAGTCGAAATCGATTTAATCAATAACTTGTCTCTGGATATCGGCTATCGTTTTTTTGCTGCGGAATCTGATTTGGACGATGACTATTATGATTACTACTATGAATATGACAGAAAGGATTTTGATTGGGAGACAAGCATCATAACTTTTGGTTTTAATTATAAATTTTAATTTCAAAACTGTTATTTAAACCCGTTACCAGAAACATGCACGCTTTTGCGTATATATTCGCCGAAGATGAAAGATGGCTGTTATGCATCCCAGCATCCGGCTTTGCGCTCGGGTGCGTTATGTCGCTTGTGATACAAGAAAGCGAATCTGTGTAAAGCACTTTTCCATATGGGCGGCGATGTCCGTGATAGTTTCGGCATAGAGGGGTAGGGCACTCTTTTTCTCACGGAGAGCTGCAGCGATCGCTTTTCCACAACGATACCCGCTGTCGATCGCCGTGCTGATTCCCTCGCCGTTCAGGTAGATGAAATTGGCCGCTTCGCCCGTGAGCAACACCTGCTCCCGGCCCAGGTCAGGCGGTGCGAGCAGCATCTGGCACGACTCATCCCGCCACCAATCTCCCAGGCGAACCTCAAACTGCCGAGAAAGAAAATGCTTGAACGCCACCATGGATTCTCGAAGCTTCCGCCCCTTGAACCCGCCGACGCAGAGCAATAAATAGTCGCCCTTCTGATGCACGCAAGTCAGGGTATCGCCGACTTCCGGAAGAAAAAACACCGTGAAGGCCCCTTTTTTTAAGGACCCAAGCGATTCCAGCTTGAAGTAACTTTGTAATACGCCAACCGATTGGGCGGCCCGTTGCTTGGCGGATTCAGGATTCAGCAGGCGACGGACAGTGGAATTCCAGCCATCGGCGCCCACGAGATACTTGCAATGATAGGTTGCGAGTTCACCTTCTGCGGATTGTGCTACCTGAACCCGAATATGCTGCGAGGTTTTTTCAAAGCCTTTAACGTATGCCTGATCGCGGTACTCGGCCGCGGAAAGATCGAGTAGCCACTTATCGAAAAGGTTACGCCAGATGTTCACATACTTTTGGGGAAAGGACTTGCCGTCCTTGCCGATTTCCCAGAGGTAAGGCCGATACCCTTTCTCGGCATTCCATTCCCTGACGTCACCGGCTTCCATATCGGCTGGCGCGCATGTCACGGAGGCGGGTGCTTCGGCGTTGAAATAGCGCTTGAGGAGTTCCTGGGTCTGCCCGAACAAGATGCCGGAACAACACTTGTAACGGGGCAATGCTTTTTTTTCCAGAACCAGAACATCGACCCCTTCATCTCGTAGTGCTTTGGCGCAGCTTGCCCCTGCCGGGCCGGATCCAACCACAATCACTTCTCGTTCTCTCATGGGTTACTCCTCAATATGGAATGTGTATGACATAAACGCAGCGGTCTTCCGAAATCTTGAAAACATAGTTATATATGTTATTGTGTTTTTTTCTGGCACCATCCTATTTTTATGTCAAGCAGAAAGCAAAGAAACATTGAAATTACTTTGAACGAGTTGCATTCATTTCAGAGTGTATCATAATTAAAAAAATGGGCCAGATGGTCCGAGCGACCCCGCTGTTCAGAATGGGAAAGCCTGATGGCATCGCGGAAGGCGTGTTGTTTTTTTCTTCCAGCGCCTCTGACTTCATTACCGGACAAATACTGAGTGTGAACGGCGGGCATTTGATGTGCACCTATCTTAACGTTATTACGACAATTTCAGAAGAAGTTCCTACCCGCATGGGCGGGCCCCAGGTGCCGGTGCCGGAGCTGACATAGAGCTGAAAATCACCGTCCCGGTGCAGTCCGTAATCATAGCCGTTATAGATGGCTCGGGTCAGAAAATTGAACGGAAACAACTGGCCGTGATGGGCGTGGCCGGAGAGCTGAAGATCGATTCCTGTTTCCTTGGCGAGCGTCATGCGCGTGTCCGGGCGCCAGTAGGTTTTTGTTTGCTGAGAGCCACGGTCAGTATGGAATTCGGCGATATTGGTCGGGGTGTGGTACATGAGAATGCTCGGCTTGTCGGCATCATAGCCTCCGGCCGATGATAAAAGGCGTCGGGTGTGGTTTCTGATACGGTAATCCGGGTAACTGATGCCGAGGATTTGTAGGCCGTCCAGATCCACGACCTCGTTGTTAAGAACTCGAATATGCGTTTGCCGCAGGATGGAAAGCGGTTTTAGCAAGCCCAGGTACCCTTCATGGTTGCCGGTAACGAAATAGACGCCTTTGGATGCGGTTAGGCTGTTAAGCGCGCTGATGTCGTTTTTCAAATCGTTGCCCATGCCGTCAAAAAGATCACCGGTAATGAGAATCAGATCCGGATGAAGGCGGTTCACCTGATCGGCCACGCGCTGCATGAACCGGGCGCTGTTGATGGCGCCGAGGTGGACATCCGAGAGTTGCACAATTTTCTTGTTTTGCCAGGCATCGGGAAGGTTCTTGATGGTGATATCGATGGGTTTGATCTCAGGGTGCTGGGCGCGCCATATGCCGTGAAGGGACACGAGGACCGCGATACTGAACCCGAAAAGGCAGAGGGCGCGCATATTCGGAACCGAGGAGAAAAAAAGCTTGCCGAGGCCGAAGACCAGCCAACACAGGCCTGCTGCCAGGAGAAGATAAATGAAAAGCCCCAGCCAGGTTGCTGACAAAATGTAGAAGATACGGGTGATGCCGCTTGGATAGAACCGCAACAGCATGGCGGCGGGCATAAAGCTGACGGACATAAAAAACATAAGCCGGGTGATGCTTTTTTGGGTGAATGGAGCCGATATCGAGAAAAATTTAATGATCGAAAGGTTCAACAGGTAATGAAAGATACAAACTACGGCTGTGAATTGTAACGCAAAGAAAAAAAATCTCATCATAAACTCTCTTTAACCGCCGATTGCTGACAGTCGGCTTCCGAAAAATCCGGTGTAAAGTTACATCATTCGTTCGATCTCTCCGGCCTTTTTATCCAGGCGTTTGGGAGAAATCGGGATAACGGTTTTCAGTTCCTGGGCAAAGACCGACACCTTGAACTCTTCGAGCATCCAGAAGTATTCTTCAACGGCGGCACGCTTTTTTTCCGATGTGCCCGGCGTGAGGGATTCAAGCATTTGAGTCAGCCGGCTCCGGTAGGGCTGAACCTGATTCATGCGCAGGCGGTCCCGTTCTGGGTTTTCAACGGCACGGATCGCGCGAATGCCCAGTGCGCGAATATACCGCGGCAGATGGCGCAGCCGTTCGTTAGTATAGAGCAGAAGCAGGTTCTCCGGCGCCAGATGGGCCAACTCGGTTCTGATTTCCGTTGCGATCGGCGCCAAATGCCTTGTGGATTCGATGGCGAAAAGGCGCTCCCGAGTGTCGCAAACCGCATCGAGCACCGGCAAAAAGACATCCAGGCGTTCTTGCGCGATGGCGACGATCCGGGCGGAAGCTGCTGCCGCATGGGTTTCAAATGCTTCCCGTGTTCGAATGTCGCGGGAAAATAACTCGAGCGTGATGCTCTCGATGAGCTGGGCCTGAATTTTTTTTTCTCCGCCGAAGCGTGCTGCTTTGGGAATCCATGCCTTGGGCAGTGCGATCATTTTTTTTAATAGTTTCAGATCATTTGACAGGTGCAGCGTGGTGAGCAGGTACACCCCGGACCGGTGGATTTTGGCGGCCTCGGTTTGATTGAGAAAGAGGCGAAGATGGACCTGCCGCCCCCCGGATTCATCGGGCACGAGGGCCGGGTAGGCGACCCACCGCCCGCCTTTTTTGCCCGTGAGGGCAATACGTTCCGGCAGATCATCAAAATCCCACTGCGTGATGCCTGTTTTCTCCCATTCTTTTTTGATGTCTTCAAAACCTTCCAGCGGCTTCTCCGCGAGAAAGTGATGGTTCAAAAGAGAAGGGTTCCGGCCCGCGGCAATTTCCTTTCCGTCGGGGGCTGTAATGGCGATGCGCATTTTCAGATGATCCGGCAGCAGGTCTTCGGCCCAGGCCGTGACGGGAATGTCCACGCCGAAACGCTGGTGAATGAATTCTCCCAAAGAGGAGAGAAGTCCTTCTTTTTTTTTCTCCATTTCTTGCGCGATGATATCGATGGTTTCGGAGACCGGTACCAGTTGCCTGCGGTAAATTTTCGGCAGGCTTTTAATGAGGGCACTCAATTTTTCCTTTAAAAGCCCCGGGACCAGCCACTCCAGCGTATCCTTTGATACTGCGCCGGCGGCGGCGGCCGGAATGCGAATGGTGACCCCGTCGGTTTGACTGCCCGGTTCAAAGCGGTAATCAAAGGGAAAGGCGGTGTTTTGAAGTTGGAGCTTGTCCGGATAGCGGGCCAGCTCTTCGCGGTCGGGCGCATATCGAAGCAGATCTTCTTCTTTCATGTGAAGAAAATCATCGCCTTTTTCCCGAATCCGGCGTTCCAGCGTGCGCATATCATATACGCCGCTGATTCGGGACTTGTAGAAATGAAAGAGATCCGCTTCGCTGATGAGCAGATCGCGCCGCCGGACCTTGTGCTCAATCGTTTGAACGGTGTCGATCAGCGCCTGGTTGTGGCGCATAAAGGGCAGGGGACGGCGCACGTCGCCCGCCACCAGCGCGCTCTGAATAAAGATATCGGAGGCCTCTTCCGGGCGAATGCGGCCGTAAAGAATGTTTCTGGCCGGTTCAATGATGAGGCCGAAGAGACTCACCTGCTCGGAGGCGATCACGTTTCCGCGGCTGCGTTCCCAGTGAGGGTCGAAGTAGGTGTGCTTGCATCGGTCCTTGCCGATGGGTTCGAGCCAGGCAGGATCGATGTGGGCCGCCATGCGGGCAAAAAGGCGGCTGGTTTCTACCATCTCCGCGGCGACGATCCATTGCCGGGACTGGTTGAAGAGACCTGAGCCGGGAAAGAGCATAGCCTGCCGGTCTTTAGCGGCTTGATAGATGTTGCCTTCCTTTTTCGCGGCGATATTGGACAGAAAGCCGCTTAAAATGGCTTTATGTATTCTTTCATAGGTCTCGCTGTATTCGCGGTTGCCAGCTTTGTCCGCGGAAGCGGGCTTTTCGGCCGAGGCAAGGCGCGCCGGCAAATTCGATTCCGCCAAAATGGCTTGAAGCTGGCCGTGAATATCCCGCCATTCGCGCATTCGCTTGAAAGATAAGAAGCATGAGCTACAGAATTTCATGATCTGCCGCATTTTTTTATTTTGATTCCAGGCCGCCTGATAGGCGTTCCAGATATTGAGCAGCGTGACGAAATCCGAGGACGGGTCTTTAAACCGGGCATGGGCCCGGTCCGCTTCGGCCGCTTTTTCAGCGGGCCGTTCCCTGGGGTCCTGAATGCTTAATGCCGCGGCGATGATGCATACTTCTGGCAGGCACCCCTGGCTGACCGCCTCGATCAGCATACAGGAGAGCCTGGGATCGATGGGCATGGCGGCCATGACTTGGCCCTTTTCCGTGAGGATAAAGGGGGATGCCGCCTGTTTTTTGCCTTTTGAGGGGCCGGCCTGGGAGATGGCGCCCAGTTCGAAAAGCAGGTTGAATCCGTCCTGAATGCTCGGGCCCGGCGGCATGTCCAGAAACGGAAACTCGGAAATATTGCCCAGATTTAAGGCGATCATTCTTAAAATGACTTCTGCCAGATTGGCGCGAAGAATCTCCGGCCGGGTGAACCGGGGCCGCTCCAGATAATCTTCTTCCGGAAAAAGGCGAACGCAAATGCCGTTGGCGACGCGTCCGCACCGGCCCATGCGCTGATCCGCGCTGCTTTGTGAGATCGATGTGACGGGCAGGGCGGTGGTGCGCGATCTGGGGTTGTATTGGGAAATGCGGGCCAGCCCCGTGTCCACCACATATTTGATGCCGGGAATGGTGAGCGAAGTCTCTGCGATATTGGTGGCGACGATGATTTTTCGTCCCACCGGCGTTGCAAATACCCGATGCTGGTCCGCAGCGGAGAGGCGCGCAAACAAGGGAAGCACGGTCACGTTCCGGTAATTTCTGCCTTCAATGAGTTCGATGGTTTCCCGAATGTCCCCTTCCGTGGGCATGAAAACGAGAATATCCCCGAATCTGCTTTCCGCAATGAGCCGGTCTACCGCAAAAGCCGCTTTTTCCATATGGCTCAGTTCATCGTCGGTGGCCCCCGGCGCATAGCGGATTTCAACGGGGTACATGCGGCCCGAAACTTCGATGATCGGCGCGTTATCAAACGCGCGCGAGAATTTTTCCGTATCAATGGTGGCCGATGTAATGATCAGCTTCAGGTCCGTGCGCTTATGGAGCAGTGTTTTGAGAATGCCGAGCAGAAAATCGATATTGAGGCTGCGCTCGTGGGCCTCGTCGATAATCAGGGTGTCATAGGTGTGCAGATCGGGATCCCCTTGAGTTTCGGCCAGCAGCATGCCGTCGGTCATGATTTTAATGTAGGCATTCGGCCCGGTTTTGTCGGTGAAGCGAATCTTGTACCCGACCGATCGGCCGGCCGGTTCGCCGAGCTCTTCGGCAATACGCTCGGCCACCGTAATGGCCGCGATGCGCCGGGGCTGGGTGCAGCCGATCAACCCGTCGATGCCGCGGCCGGCGGCAAGACAGAATTTGGGAATCTGGGTTGTTTTTCCGGAACCGGTCTCCCCCGAGATAATCACCACGGCATGCGCGCGAATGGCGGCGATGATCTCTTCTTTTTTGGCAGTGATCGGCAGGTCGGCAAATTCGGAGATGGCGGGCCTGGCCGCGATTCGCTCGCGGCGTTTGGCCGCGGACGCATTGACGCGCCGCATGAGCTGCACCAGCCGTTGCTGAAGCGCCGGGGAGGCATCCCCTTTTCGTGCATCCTGCTTGAGGCGATTGATTTCGCGCTTAAAGCCGAGCCGATCCCGTGCGCAGGCTTTCCGAATGGTTGATTCGATGCGACCGATGGTGCGACTGTATTCAGGAGCGGATGACGCCATTATTCCCCGGTTTTCTTTGCAATGGTTTTGGCGGGAATAAGGCCTGTGGCCGCGGCGGATACGATATTTCCGGCCACGCCCGGACCGTCGCCCGCGACATACAGGCCCTTGACGGCAGTCTCAAGGTTGTGGTCGGTTTCAATTTGAGAGGCGAAAAACTTGATTTCCGGCGCGTAAAGCAGGGTTTCATCGTTGGACACGCCGGGGATGACAAGGTTCAGCATGTCAAGGCCCTCAATGAGGTTGGTTAAAATTCGCTCCGGAAGGGCCATGGCGATATCCCCGCAAATCACGTTTTCAAGGGAGGGCTCGATATAGCCTTTTCGAACCCGCTGCCAGGTGCTCCGGCGGCCGCGCTTTAAATCCCCGAAGCGCTGCAAAATGGGCTTTCCACCGCCGATCAGGGACGATAAGTACCCGATGGCTTCTCCATAAGCCTGGTTGTCCGTGACCGGCTCGGTGAGAATCACCTTGGAGAGAAAGGCGAAATTGGTATTGGCCGATTTTCGGTGCCGATACGCATGGCCGTTGACGCAGACAAAATTCTTGTAGTTTTCAAGCGCGACAAACCCGCCGTAATTGGTGCAAAAGGTGCGGGTCTGATCATCGTATTTTTGTGTCTGAATAAAGAAGGTGGGGTCGTAAATAATATTGCAGATATCGCGCATGATATCATTATGCACCTCCACCCGAACACCCACCTCGATGCCCCGGTGTTTGCGGCCGATGCCGAGTTGATCCGCAAGGCGCCGTACCCACTCGGCGCCCACGCGGCCCGGGGCCAGAATGACTCGGGGGCATTGATAGCTCGCCCGGTTCGTTCGAAGGCCGACCGTGGTATTCTTTTTGACCAGAACTGCCAGTGCCTCCTCGCCACAAGCCAGTTCAACGCCTTTTTCCTGAATATAACGGGCCATGGCCTCGATATGGCCAGGCAGGCAATCGCTGCCCATATGCTTTTGCCTGATAAGCAGCAGATCCAGGCCGTTTCGCTTGGCTGTTTTTCGAATTTCCTTGGCCGCCGCCATATCGGTTGGATACACCGGCCCGTCCATGCCGAACCGGTTGAAGATTTCCTCGGTTTCGTTGATGATGGCGCGGGCTGCGTCGGTGGAAAGAAACTGGGTGAGATCGGTTTTGCCGAGTTTGTGAATAAAATTGAGCTTTCCGTCTGAAAAAAGCCCGGCGCCGCCGATACCGCTCAGGATTTGGCAGGGGGAACAGTTGCGGCAGGGTTGTCCCTCGTTGGACGGGCATTTGCGTTTGTCCGGCATTTGGCCCTTTTCCACC
It includes:
- a CDS encoding sigma 54-interacting transcriptional regulator codes for the protein MDITAQKQAETTLQNREATYRSAFEKSGAASIIIEEDMTISLANPKYEQLTGYTRAEIEGRMKWTAFISKEDLERMKGYHVERRKGPGRVPDEYECKLINRKGEKIDVWISVGMLPGPNRSIASFIDITSRKRAEQALRDSETRLSAIIDALDGYIYTCTREFRIEFMNKALIDYIGQDKTGGLCHRDIFGLDQACQWCGNEAVFKGETVRQEIKNPADGRWFYILSSPMFDTDGSVTRMQATIIDITKQKQTEETLIKRKEYLQKENLLLKSSMKERYKFMNIIGKSTAMQGVYDQIINAAATDAGVILYGESGTGKELAARAIHDLSDRKHGPFVVVHCGAIAENLIESEFFGHRKGAFTGADRDKQGYLDLADGGTLFLDELGELGRNMQVKLLRAIEGGGYTPVGSAKEKKSDIRIVAATNRNLQEQVKTGLMREDFFYRIHIIPITLPPLRDRKEDLPLLVEHFMKMYGETERLPPITGKILDAIQQYDWPGNVRELQNTLHRYVTLKQFGMLQPSAADGDEPEILAESPPRKIGNIRNVIRDFEKNYILSALERYQWHRGKAASALGIDRRTLFKKTKQYGIENTQIENE
- a CDS encoding outer membrane beta-barrel protein: MKKLNSVFSVVVFVITISVFPFNMTSAQTGWYMGMFGGVTVSPEVSQGYDYYDYYYNDRYDIDVDETWVIGFKFGYTPPRLRFASFEFEYSYFNPDVDGTVWPFDSWDYVQIEGDTTFHNVMFNGIAKFPEGKIHPYLGVGIGFSYIDTSVSTSSIGRFDSNDDTVFAWQILGGVEIDLINNLSLDIGYRFFAAESDLDDDYYDYYYEYDRKDFDWETSIITFGFNYKF
- a CDS encoding NAD(P)/FAD-dependent oxidoreductase, giving the protein MREREVIVVGSGPAGASCAKALRDEGVDVLVLEKKALPRYKCCSGILFGQTQELLKRYFNAEAPASVTCAPADMEAGDVREWNAEKGYRPYLWEIGKDGKSFPQKYVNIWRNLFDKWLLDLSAAEYRDQAYVKGFEKTSQHIRVQVAQSAEGELATYHCKYLVGADGWNSTVRRLLNPESAKQRAAQSVGVLQSYFKLESLGSLKKGAFTVFFLPEVGDTLTCVHQKGDYLLLCVGGFKGRKLRESMVAFKHFLSRQFEVRLGDWWRDESCQMLLAPPDLGREQVLLTGEAANFIYLNGEGISTAIDSGYRCGKAIAAALREKKSALPLYAETITDIAAHMEKCFTQIRFLVSQAT
- a CDS encoding metallophosphoesterase, coding for MMRFFFFALQFTAVVCIFHYLLNLSIIKFFSISAPFTQKSITRLMFFMSVSFMPAAMLLRFYPSGITRIFYILSATWLGLFIYLLLAAGLCWLVFGLGKLFFSSVPNMRALCLFGFSIAVLVSLHGIWRAQHPEIKPIDITIKNLPDAWQNKKIVQLSDVHLGAINSARFMQRVADQVNRLHPDLILITGDLFDGMGNDLKNDISALNSLTASKGVYFVTGNHEGYLGLLKPLSILRQTHIRVLNNEVVDLDGLQILGISYPDYRIRNHTRRLLSSAGGYDADKPSILMYHTPTNIAEFHTDRGSQQTKTYWRPDTRMTLAKETGIDLQLSGHAHHGQLFPFNFLTRAIYNGYDYGLHRDGDFQLYVSSGTGTWGPPMRVGTSSEIVVITLR
- the hrpA gene encoding ATP-dependent RNA helicase HrpA, which encodes MASSAPEYSRTIGRIESTIRKACARDRLGFKREINRLKQDARKGDASPALQQRLVQLMRRVNASAAKRRERIAARPAISEFADLPITAKKEEIIAAIRAHAVVIISGETGSGKTTQIPKFCLAAGRGIDGLIGCTQPRRIAAITVAERIAEELGEPAGRSVGYKIRFTDKTGPNAYIKIMTDGMLLAETQGDPDLHTYDTLIIDEAHERSLNIDFLLGILKTLLHKRTDLKLIITSATIDTEKFSRAFDNAPIIEVSGRMYPVEIRYAPGATDDELSHMEKAAFAVDRLIAESRFGDILVFMPTEGDIRETIELIEGRNYRNVTVLPLFARLSAADQHRVFATPVGRKIIVATNIAETSLTIPGIKYVVDTGLARISQYNPRSRTTALPVTSISQSSADQRMGRCGRVANGICVRLFPEEDYLERPRFTRPEILRANLAEVILRMIALNLGNISEFPFLDMPPGPSIQDGFNLLFELGAISQAGPSKGKKQAASPFILTEKGQVMAAMPIDPRLSCMLIEAVSQGCLPEVCIIAAALSIQDPRERPAEKAAEADRAHARFKDPSSDFVTLLNIWNAYQAAWNQNKKMRQIMKFCSSCFLSFKRMREWRDIHGQLQAILAESNLPARLASAEKPASADKAGNREYSETYERIHKAILSGFLSNIAAKKEGNIYQAAKDRQAMLFPGSGLFNQSRQWIVAAEMVETSRLFARMAAHIDPAWLEPIGKDRCKHTYFDPHWERSRGNVIASEQVSLFGLIIEPARNILYGRIRPEEASDIFIQSALVAGDVRRPLPFMRHNQALIDTVQTIEHKVRRRDLLISEADLFHFYKSRISGVYDMRTLERRIREKGDDFLHMKEEDLLRYAPDREELARYPDKLQLQNTAFPFDYRFEPGSQTDGVTIRIPAAAAGAVSKDTLEWLVPGLLKEKLSALIKSLPKIYRRQLVPVSETIDIIAQEMEKKKEGLLSSLGEFIHQRFGVDIPVTAWAEDLLPDHLKMRIAITAPDGKEIAAGRNPSLLNHHFLAEKPLEGFEDIKKEWEKTGITQWDFDDLPERIALTGKKGGRWVAYPALVPDESGGRQVHLRLFLNQTEAAKIHRSGVYLLTTLHLSNDLKLLKKMIALPKAWIPKAARFGGEKKIQAQLIESITLELFSRDIRTREAFETHAAAASARIVAIAQERLDVFLPVLDAVCDTRERLFAIESTRHLAPIATEIRTELAHLAPENLLLLYTNERLRHLPRYIRALGIRAIRAVENPERDRLRMNQVQPYRSRLTQMLESLTPGTSEKKRAAVEEYFWMLEEFKVSVFAQELKTVIPISPKRLDKKAGEIERMM
- a CDS encoding NAD(P)/FAD-dependent oxidoreductase, yielding MLKPPKSSGKKAYDVIIVGGGPAGLMSAYWLGEHTNLKVLLVEKGQMPDKRKCPSNEGQPCRNCSPCQILSGIGGAGLFSDGKLNFIHKLGKTDLTQFLSTDAARAIINETEEIFNRFGMDGPVYPTDMAAAKEIRKTAKRNGLDLLLIRQKHMGSDCLPGHIEAMARYIQEKGVELACGEEALAVLVKKNTTVGLRTNRASYQCPRVILAPGRVGAEWVRRLADQLGIGRKHRGIEVGVRVEVHNDIMRDICNIIYDPTFFIQTQKYDDQTRTFCTNYGGFVALENYKNFVCVNGHAYRHRKSANTNFAFLSKVILTEPVTDNQAYGEAIGYLSSLIGGGKPILQRFGDLKRGRRSTWQRVRKGYIEPSLENVICGDIAMALPERILTNLIEGLDMLNLVIPGVSNDETLLYAPEIKFFASQIETDHNLETAVKGLYVAGDGPGVAGNIVSAAATGLIPAKTIAKKTGE